The following is a genomic window from Flavobacteriales bacterium.
TCATTGAGTTGCTCCAGAAGCTCGCGCAACGTGGAGCGGAGCATTTCTTTTTGCAGCGCACCGTCCTTTTCGAAACCGACGATGACATAGTTGCCTTCAGCCTCCAGATACAAGAGGTTTTGAGCTGGGAGTTCGAGTTGTTCGTTATCGTTCTTTCCGGAAATCACTACTGCCGAAACATCGGGCCGGGTGGGTTGCGTCGGATGAATCTGTTCGGCTTGTCCGGAGTAGCGATCGAATAATTGACGTTGCCTGATCGCGATGCCTAAAACCACCGGAAAAAGTCCGATTCCGAGCGTATACATGCAAATCTGGCCGTAGGCCGTCCAAATCAATTTCGTCGTGGTCAATAGGAGCAAATAGGCAAAATTCGCCGTGCCAATGAACCAGATGTGATACAGAACGAAGGCGATTTCTTTTCCTGTGTTCCATTTTCGCTCGTGAAAGAAACTCGGGAGCAACTTGGGCAGAATGCCGTCGTTGAAGAGAGTTGCCAAAAAGGTTACGGCACCAAAACCCCAGAGCACGTAATCGTATTTTCGATCTACGCTATACAGCCCAAAGGGTCTGAAGAATACGAGAAATGCGCCTACCAATAGGCCAAATATAAAGCCTTGCCGCAGTGCTTTTGCCCATCCAACATGTAATGGGTAAGGTCGCTTACAGTATCTGAGCAGGGCGTTCATGAACCCAAATGTAACCCTTTATCGGTGGATAAGGGTTTGGTATGCCGACCACCCGTTTCCGCTCAATTGGAGGATATAGGCTCCCGAGCGCAGGGCGTGATCCACCTCGACTTTTTGGTTGTCACCGGTCCATTGTACGGGCAGCTCCAGTACGAGTCGACCTTCCATGTCGTAAAGAGCCAATTGACCCTTCCCGGCGATCGGAGCGGTCAATTCGATGGCCCACTGATCAGCGATAGGATGTGG
Proteins encoded in this region:
- a CDS encoding LytTR family transcriptional regulator DNA-binding domain-containing protein, whose product is MNALLRYCKRPYPLHVGWAKALRQGFIFGLLVGAFLVFFRPFGLYSVDRKYDYVLWGFGAVTFLATLFNDGILPKLLPSFFHERKWNTGKEIAFVLYHIWFIGTANFAYLLLLTTTKLIWTAYGQICMYTLGIGLFPVVLGIAIRQRQLFDRYSGQAEQIHPTQPTRPDVSAVVISGKNDNEQLELPAQNLLYLEAEGNYVIVGFEKDGALQKEMLRSTLRELLEQLNEHPSLEQVHRSFVANLDRVDRVTGNSQGLQLHFGESGVEIPVSRRKVPEIKELLEHTVRP